In Anopheles cruzii chromosome X, idAnoCruzAS_RS32_06, whole genome shotgun sequence, one genomic interval encodes:
- the LOC128274301 gene encoding LOW QUALITY PROTEIN: AP-3 complex subunit delta (The sequence of the model RefSeq protein was modified relative to this genomic sequence to represent the inferred CDS: substituted 1 base at 1 genomic stop codon): MALKKVKGNFERMFDKNLTDLVRGIRNNKDNEAKYIAQCIEEIKQELRQDNINVKSNAVAKLTYLQMCGYDISWAGFNIIEVMSSNRFTCKRIGYLGASQCFHPESELLMLTTNMIRKDLSSTNQYDAGVALSGLSCFISADLSRDLANDIMTLMSSTRPYLRMKAVLMMYKVFLRYPEALRPAFPKLKEKLEDPDPSVQSAAVNVICELARKNPKNYLSLAPIFFKLMTTSTNNWMLIKIIKLFASLTAIEPALGMKLTHPLIELISSTSAMSLLYECINTVIAVLISISSGMPNHNASIQLCVQKLRILIEDSDQNLKYLGLLAMSKILKTHPKSVQTHKDLILSCLDDKDESIRLRALDLLYGMVSKKNLMEIVRRLLRHMERAEGSSYRDELLFKVIEICSQGSYQYVTNFEWYLTVLVELVLLESASKHGQLIAAQLLDVAIRVQAIRTFAVNEMATLLTSYPVSSANSTMHEVLYAAAWIVGEFGNNLERPEQTLAVLLQPKPVPGHILAVYVQNALKLFMYLAEREMERNDANALRAHCETLLVGLPAFLISPDIEVQERASSAFILVQLLHELVDKSTEGDPTDSCQTATIPVSAAQLLGELREIFCCELNPVASKAQRKVQLPDGLDLDAWINMPPAATSADDSSLEGASSDEDKHFPLFLPPSARRGNDRERNGGHSTSGKREEHTQEDLNKMREARLLEQTNNPNYLKSNKKGTSGGIGSKENYEDIPIAEIALEIPLQIHSTKRSEQYLQEGRSGTVAGSSKGPKDGRKSEKGKKAKKKGKKGKRYSEESDSESDDKKPVHVVNTVIELPEGAILSDSEDKNYDDPNDPHRALDIDLEAPLEEEMPLKRPSANRSKWQTGTAKDNRPYYNDDKVVKSKEKKEKKKKRNNNVEEANDGAIMLMIDVIPTPAENYHYPGEGGSSTHASNDAEKVERCGTESSNLLMITQDSKEHQVETAGDGMNESNRRREKRIAKKQGKKSKNNVCHSARDGRKPGVEPELXPGYEEMTTTSKDAI; encoded by the exons ATGGCACTGAAGAAGGTAAAAGGCAACTTCGAACGAATGTTCGATAAAAATCTCACCGATCTAGTACGCGGCATACGGAACAACAAAGATAACGAG GCCAAATATATTGCTCAGTGCATCGAGGAGATCAAACAAGAACTGCGACAAGACAACATCAACGTGAAGAGCAATGCGGTAGCAAAGCTTACTTACCTACAGATGTGCGGCTACGACATTTCCTGGGCCGGCTTCAACATCATCGAAGTGATGAGTTCAAACCGGTTTACGTGCAAGAGGATTGGCTATTTGGGAGCCAGCCAGTGCTTCCATCCAGAAAGCGAGCTGTTAATGCTAACCACCAATATGATTCGGAAGGATCTAAGTTCTACTAATCAGTACGATGCTGGTGTGGCTTTGTCTGGTCTAAGCTGCTTCATTTCTGCCGACCTCTCGCGGGATTTAGCAAATGACATTATGACACTG aTGAGTTCCACGAGACCGTATCTGCGTATGAAAGCGGTGCTGATGATGTATAAAGTGTTCCTGCGGTATCCGGAAGCACTTCGACCGGCCTTCCCCAAGCTGAAGGAAAAGCTCGAGGATCCTGATCCAAGCGTACAGTCGGCGGCAGTAAACGTGATTTGTGAACTGGCTCGTAAAAATCCCAAAAACTATCTTTCGCTGGCACCGATCTTCTTCAAACTCATGACGACATCAACAAATAACTGGATGTTGATTAAGATCATCAAATTG TTTGCCAGTCTAACCGCGATCGAACCGGCATTGGGTATGAAACTGACACATCCACTAATCGAGCTGATTTCCAG CACATCGGCAATGAGCCTTTTGTACGAATGTATCAATACCGTGATTGCAGTCTTGATTAGTATTAGCAGCGGCATGCCGAATCACAACGCTTCCATTCAGTTGTGCGTTCAAAAGTTACGTATCCTCATCGAGGACTCTGACCAAAATC TGAAGTATCTCGGACTATTGGCAATGtcgaaaatattaaaaacacaCCCGAAAAGCGTACAGACTCACAAAGATCTGATACTGTCGTGCCTCGACGACAAGGACGAATCTATCCGATTGAGGGCGCTTGATCTGCTCTACGGCATGGTGTCGAAAAAGAACCTTATGGAAATCGTACGCCGCTTGCTCAGGCACATGGAACGCGCAGAGGGTTCATCCTACCGCGACGAGCTTCTTTTCAAGGTGATTGAAATCTGCTCGCAAGGATCATATCAGTACGTAACGAATTTCGAATGGTACTTGACCGTACTGGTCGAGTTGGTATTACTTGAGTCTGCCTCAAAGCATGGTCAACTGATTGCTGCCCAACTGTTGGACGTAGCTATTCGTGTTCAAGCTATACGCACGTTCGCTGTCAACGAAATGGCCACACTTCTTACCTCGTACCCAGTGTCTTCAGCAAACAGCACTATGCACGAAGTTCTTTACGCAGCCGCTTGGATCGTCGGTGAATTCGGTAACAACCTCGAACGGCCGGAACAAACGTTAGCGGTATTGTTGCAACCAAAACCCGTTCCCGGCCATATATTAGCGGTGTACGTGCAGAATGCGCTTAAACTGTTCATGTACCTTGCCGAACGTGAAATGGAACGTAACGATGCTAACGCTCTGCGTGCTCACTGCGAAACTCTTTTGGTTGGACTACCCGCTTTCCTTATATCGCCCGACATCGAGGTTCAGGAAAGAGCCAGTTCCGCATTCATTCTTGTTCAGCTGCTTCATGAGCTAGTAGATAAAAGTACCGAAGGTGACCCTACCGACTCCTGCCAAACGGCCA CCATTCCGGTTTCTGCCGCACAGTTGCTGGGCGAGTTACGTGAAATCTTTTGTTGCGAATTAAATCCAGTTGCATCGAAAGCCCAACGCAAAGTGCAACTTCCCGACGGACTTGATCTTGATGCATGGATCAACATGCCCCCAGCGGCTACATCGGCAGATGATAGTAGTTTGGAGGGAGCGTCAAGTGATGAGGACAAACATTTTCCCCTATTTTTGCCGCCCTCGGCACGCCGCGGTAACGATCGTGAGAGGAACGGTGGCCATTCTACGTCAGGCAAACGAGAAGAGCACACACAAGAAGACCTCAACAAG ATGCGAGAGGCACGGTTGTTGGAGCAGACAAACAATCCCAACTATCTGAAATCGAATAAAAAGGGTACCAGCGGTGGGATTGGGTcgaaggaaaattatgagGACATTCCTATAGCTGAAATAGCGCTAGAAATACCGCTTCAGATACATT CCACAAAACGTTCAGAACAATATCTGCAGGAGGGAAGATCTGGTACTGTGGCGGGCTCTTCAAAAGGACCGAAAGATGgcagaaaaagtgaaaaggggaaaaaggcaaagaaaaaggggaaaaaaggTAAACGGTATTCAGAAGAATCGGATTCGGAAAGTGATG ATAAGAAACCAGTGCATGTCGTCAACACAGTGATCGAACTTCCCGAGGGAGCAATTTTGTCAGATTCCGAAGATAAGAACTATGACGATCCAAATGACCCTCATCGAGCACTTGACATCGATTTGGAAGC ACCGCTTGAAGAAGAGATGCCCTTGAAACGTCCGTCAGCAAACCGATCCAAATGGCAAACAG GTACGGCGAAGGACAATCGACCCTATTACAACGACGACAAAGTAGTGAAGTCcaaggagaaaaaagaaaaaaagaaaaagcggAATAATAACGTTGAAGAAGCGAATGATGGAGCGATAATGCTGATGATCGATGTGATTCCTACACCTGCCGAAAACTATCACTATCCCGGAGAAGGTGGTAGTAGCACGCACGCCAGCAATGATGCAGAGAAGGTGGAGCGATGCGGAACAGAGTCTAGTAATTTATTAATGATAACGCAGGATAGCAAAGAGCATCAGGTAGAGACAGCGGGGGATGGGATGAATGAATCAAACAGGCGAAGGGAAAAACGTATTGCAAAGAAACAagggaaaaaatcgaaaaacaatgTGTGTCATAGCGCCAGGGATGGACGAAAGCCTGGAGTGGAACCGGAGTTATAACCGGGTTACGAGGAAATGACGACCACTAGCAAAGATGCAATTTAA